A segment of the Parasphingopyxis algicola genome:
TGCTGCACCGGTCACTCGAGAACAAACGGACCGAGGGGTTCCGGCGTGCGATCGTCAACCACTACATGAACGCGCGGTCCTATCTTCCTTGGACGTTCGGATTGCCGCCCGCCCCGCATGTCGATGTGCGCGATTTCGTGCTCGTCGCCGGCGAGGATCCCTATGCATGGAAAGGCAAGGAGGAGATCACCTTCCCCTTTGTCCGGCCGGAAGACCCGGCCCAGGCCGGGCTGCTTTTTCAGCAGCTGATCGCCGTGGCCGAGGAGCGCAAGGCGCAGGCATGATCCGGATCGGCATTTTGGGCGCGGCGCGGGTCGCCGAATATGCTCTGATCGCACCGGCCGCGGAACGGTCCGACGTCGCGATCGCCGCAGTCGCCAGCCGCGATGCGGACAAAGCGCGATCCTATGCCGACAAACATGGAATCGCAGACGCCCTGGCCTATTATGAGGCTATGCTCGCTCGGCCCGATATCGATTTGGTCTACAACGCGCTGCCGCCGTCGCGCCACGCCGACCTGTCGATCGCGGCGCTGGAAGCAGGCAAGCATGTGCTGTGCGAGAAGCCGTTCGCGATGAACGCGGACGAAGCACGTGCGATGGTGAAAGCGGCCGAATCAAGCGGCAGGCACCTGATCGAGGCATTCCACTATCGCTTCCATCCGGCATTCGACCGGTTTCTCGCTATTTTGGAAAGCGACGCGATCGGCGATCTGGTGTCCGTCGACGGGATCTTCACTGTGCCGATTCCGGCCAGTCCCGGGGAGTTGCGCCACGATCCGATGCTCGGCGGCGGCGCGCTGATGGACCTGGGCTGCTATCCCGCCCATTGGCTTCGGACCGTGGTCGGCGAAGAACCGGACGTTGCGACGGTCGATGCCGTTCTCAGCGAAACGGGCGTCGATCTCTCGCTGACCGCCGATCTCGAATTTCCCGCGAGCGTCACCGGTTCGCTCGCATGCTCGATGGCCATGGATTGCAGCTTTGCCGCACGTCTTTCGGTCGAGGGCACGGCCGGCCGGATCGATTTCACCAATCCGCTTGCGCCGCATATGGGGCATGATATCCGGATCGAAGCCGGCGGCCGGGAACGGATCGAGCGCGTCGACGGTCAATCGACCTATTGGCATCAGCTCGATCACGTCGTCGCGGTCGTGTCGGGCAGCACCGATCCGCGGACGGGCGGCACCGATGCCGTGTCGAACATGGCGCTGATCGACGCGCTCTACGATGCGGCGGGTGTGGCGCGCTGACTCAGCCGACCTGCCGGTTGACGAGATTTTCGAGATATTCCTGCCGCCCGGAAACGGGGCGCGGATCGTGATTGGCGGCCAGCGCTTCTTCGGCGAGATCGGCAAGGCTGAGATCGCCCGACAATATCGCCCGCCCCTTGTCCTCGCTCCAACCGGCGTAACGCTGCTCGCGAAAGGCGGCGAGCTGCCTGTCTTCGATGACCTTCTCCGCGATCAGCAGGGCCCGGGCCAGCGTATCCATGCCGCCGATATGCGCATGGAACATGTCCTCGGCGTCGATCGACTGACGGCGCAGCTTGGTGTCGAAGTTGAAGCCGCCGCTGGTGAAACCGCCCTGCTCCATGATGATTGTCATCGCCGTGGCCAAGTCCGCGGCGTTGTTCGGATATTGATCGGTGTCCCAGCCATTTTGCGGGTCGCCGCGATTGATGTCGATCGAGCCGAAAACGTCGTTCGCATAGGCGCTCGCGACCTCATGCTCGAAACTGTGCCCGGCGAGCGTCGCGTGATTGACTTCGATATTGACCGCATATTCCTGTTCGAGGCCGTAGCGGCGCAGGAAGCCGGCAACGGTCGAGACATCATAGTCGTACTGGTGCTTGGTCGGCTCCTGCGGTTTGGGTTCGATCAGGAGCAGACCCTTGAAGCCGATTCTGTGCTTGTGCTCGGCGACCAGCGCCAGAAAACGGCCGAACTGGTCCAGTTCGCGCCGCATATCGGTGTTGAGCAAGCTGTCATAGCCTTCACGCCCGCCCCAGAGCACATAGTTTTCGCCGCCGAGCCGGTGCGTCGTTTCGAGG
Coding sequences within it:
- the xylA gene encoding xylose isomerase, which codes for MTDYFADIPSISFEGPDSDNPLAFRVYDAERQVLGKPMREQLRMAVCLWHNFAWGGHDIFGDPAFERPWLTGRWDADSNRLRLDAAFDFITRLGAPYFCFHDLDVMETPESLRDHERKLADAEAIIAGKMEDTGLGLLWGTANLFGHRRFMAGAATNPDPDIFAYAAAQVKFALETTHRLGGENYVLWGGREGYDSLLNTDMRRELDQFGRFLALVAEHKHRIGFKGLLLIEPKPQEPTKHQYDYDVSTVAGFLRRYGLEQEYAVNIEVNHATLAGHSFEHEVASAYANDVFGSIDINRGDPQNGWDTDQYPNNAADLATAMTIIMEQGGFTSGGFNFDTKLRRQSIDAEDMFHAHIGGMDTLARALLIAEKVIEDRQLAAFREQRYAGWSEDKGRAILSGDLSLADLAEEALAANHDPRPVSGRQEYLENLVNRQVG
- a CDS encoding Gfo/Idh/MocA family protein, which produces MIRIGILGAARVAEYALIAPAAERSDVAIAAVASRDADKARSYADKHGIADALAYYEAMLARPDIDLVYNALPPSRHADLSIAALEAGKHVLCEKPFAMNADEARAMVKAAESSGRHLIEAFHYRFHPAFDRFLAILESDAIGDLVSVDGIFTVPIPASPGELRHDPMLGGGALMDLGCYPAHWLRTVVGEEPDVATVDAVLSETGVDLSLTADLEFPASVTGSLACSMAMDCSFAARLSVEGTAGRIDFTNPLAPHMGHDIRIEAGGRERIERVDGQSTYWHQLDHVVAVVSGSTDPRTGGTDAVSNMALIDALYDAAGVAR